The following is a genomic window from Micromonospora cathayae.
CAGCGACGGCGGGCTGGTCTTCCACGGCCGGATCGACGACCAGGTGCAGTTCCTGGGTTTCCGGGTGGAACTGGGCGAGATCGAGAGCGCGCTGCGGGCCGCCCCGCTGGTCCGCGACGCCGCGGTCGTCCTCGACGAGGAGGCCGGCGAACCGGTGCTGTCCGCGTTCGTGGTGCCGGCCCCGGACGCCACGCTGGCGGTCCGGGAGCTGCGCCGGACCCTGCTGGCCACCCTGCCCCGGCACATGGTGCCGAAGCGGATCCGGCGGATCGACGCGCTGCCCCGCACCTCGTCCGGCAAGACGGACCGCCGTGCCCTGCTGGCCCGCCCCGACGGCCACCCGTCGGGCTGACGAGGCCCGGAGTCCGGCTACCGGGCCGCGAGTTCCGCCAGTACCCGGTCCCGCGTCGGCGCGTCGAGCAGGTCGACGTTCGCCCGGTAGCACCGCGCCGACCGGACCATCGCCCGCAGCCGCTCCTTCATCGCGGCCAGGCCGGCGGTGAAGGCGTCGAAGTCGGTGCCGTAGTGGACGAAGAGGTCGTCCTTGAGCCCGTAGGTGGTGACCGCGAAGGCGAACTGGTCGAGGAAGGTCAGGACGCTCTCCCCGGCCACCCGCTCGAAGCTGTCCGGCTGCGCCGGGTTGTAGTCCACCACCACCAGGTTGCGGAGCCGGCCCTGCCGGGCCCCCCGGTCGCCGAACAACTGCTCCGGTCGGGCGATGTGGTCACCCGCCTCCATGTGCCGGGGCAGGTCGTACCGGTCGATCAGATCCGCGAACTGCCGGTCCCGGCGGACCCGGAGCGACGACGGTACGCCGTACACCGTGGCGTCGTCGGCGACGAGCGCGTGGGTGTTGGTCAGGAAGCTCGCCCCGGCCAGGCACGCCTGCACCAGAAAGACGGTCTTGCCTCCGCCGTTGCGGCCGACGAGGAGGGTCGCGTCCCCGTCGTCCTGGACGAACCCGCCCGCCTTGAGGTGGAGCAGCCCGGCGTCGGCGGAGTGCACGGTGAGGATGTGCTTCACGAAGTACGGCCACACCGTCCGTTCGAGCTGCCGGCCGACCACCAGGAACCGCCGCCCGTTGGTGATCAGGTACGCCGGCTCGCCGAAGTAGTGCACCAGGTAGTAGCCGGCCCGGAACCGCTTGCCGCGGAAGGTCCGGTCCACCTGGGCCGCCACCGCTTCCAGGTCCACCGGGTCGCGGTCCTGGTCGATGCAGACCACCTCGTAGTCGTACCGCCCGTCGTCCGGTCCGACCTCGGCGAAGTACCCGTACGCCGGGAAGCTCTCCAGGTTCGTGGCGAGGCGTACCCGCACCACGTTCAGGTCGACGACCGCGGCCGTCCGGATCGGCACGCTCGCCACGACGGGGTGCATCAGGTCTCCTGGTCGGTCTCAGGCGGCAGCGGCGGCGTCGACGCCGGCGATGCGGGTACGCGGCAGCCCGGCCGGCAGGTCGGCCGTCGGGGCGAAGAGGAAGTCCAGGTCGGCGACGGTGTGGTCACCCCGGAGGATGAAGCACTCCGCGCCGCCCCGGGCACAGGTCACCAGGGCGGCGAGCTTGGTGTGCATCGCGCCGGTGGAGTCCCAGGGGCTCTGCGTCCACAGCAGGTCGTAGGCGGGACCGGGATCGTGGGCGTCCACCTCGGCCAGCACGTCCCCGCCGTCCCGGCCGTCGCGGAGGATGCCCGGCACGTCGGTCAGCACCACCGCCCGCATCCGGCCCGGCACGACGGGCAGCAGCACCTCCGGCACCCGGTCGCTGGAGAACGACACCAGTTCCCCCTCCGTGGTGAGCAGGCAGTCGCCCGACAGCACCGGCAGCGCACCCCGGCCCAGCAGGCCCAGCAGCACGTCCGGGCAGGCCCGGGGCACGCCCTGCTCCAGCGTGCACATGGCGGCCAGTTGCAGGGGGAAGGCGTCCACCCCGGCCGCACGCAGGGCCTCCGTCCAGGCCCACTTCACGGTGAAGCACGCCTGGGTGAGCGCCACCAGCCCGAAGGCGTCGTCGTCACGTCGCTGTCTGATCGCGCCGTGCCCGAACGCCCCACCACCCACCACCACCGCGAGCCGGCCCGGGTGCCGGGCCACCAGGCCGGCGAGCAGTTCGGCGTACGCCCGGAGCACCTGCTGGTCCAGGCTGCCGGGTCGGCTCTTGTCGGAGAACAGGCTGCCGCCCACCTTCACGACGACGAAGTCCGGTGTCAATTGGCCTCCTCGGGAGGTCCCCGGCCGACAGGATCGGGCGTCAGGTCATTCGATGGGCCGCCAGGTGGACGGCGCGCGCCAGCGCGCCCAACTGCTGTGCCACCACGGTTCGCCACCGTCGAGCTGGGCGGCGATCCGGTCCGCTTCCCGGCGGACGGCGCTCGCCTCGTCGGCCGTCATGTCTCCCCTGTGGACGGCGGTTGCGAAGTTGTCCTGATCTTTCCACTGGTACCGACCGGACGGCAAGACCACCAGATCCAGAATGTAGTCGAGGGTGTCGAAACCCGTCACGGTACGGAGGAAGGGTGCCTGGAAGTTGACGTACCAGCCGGCGAAGTCGCCGTGCGTCGGATCGCGGAGCACCCACACCGCGTGGTGGTCGCCCGGCCGGTGCAACTGGACGACGTCCGGGCTCAGCCACCGGTCGCCGAGCTTCTGCCACGGGTGCGGGCCCCACCGGAACGGTCCGGACCCGAACCTGATCCGGGTGCCCTGCGCGAGGTGGACCGCCAGCAGGTCGGGCTGGTCGACGATGACGCGCACCGGGTACGCGCACCAGGTCCGGCCGTCGAGCACCTCCCGGTGTTCGATCACCTCGCCGAACGCCGCCGGTCGCGGCGGCGGGTTCCCGGTCGACGCCTCCGTCGGCGGAAGGCGGTCTACTACCGCTGCCACCGGCGCACCACCGCTCCGCCCTGCCACCGGGGCGGGCGGAACCGGCGGCGCGGCGGGCGGAGCGGACGGGGCCGGCGGTGGAGCAGGTGGGGCTGTCGGGGCGGACCGGCGGACCTGGTCCACCAGTCGCTGTGCCGCCGGCAGGTCGCCGGGGACGTCGACCTCGCACCACTCGCCGTCGAGGCAGTCGACCGGTTCGACGGCGAGTTCGTCGAGGACTCCGGTGAGCATGCGTTCGAACTGCACTGCGGGTACCGCCCCGAGGGTGGCCCGGCCGAGTTCGGCGAGCCGCCGTACCGTCCCGGGGCGGAACCGGAACACGCAGGCCGCCTCGCCGGTGCTGATCTCCTCCGGCAGGTCCTTGCCGAGGCGGGTGAGCCGCCCGGCCCTCGTCTCGGCACGCATGTCCCAGGCGCTGAAGGGCCGGGTCCGGTCCAGCGCGAACAGGTCGGCGTCCCGGTCCACCGCCATCCGGCGGACCAGCGCCGGGCTGACCAGCACGTCGGCGTAGGTCAGCAGCACCGGTCTCGCCCCGAGGCCGGCGGCCCCGAGGGCGAAGGAGTACGCGCTGTCCGTGGTCCGCCAGTCGGTGTTGTCGACGAACCGTACCGGCCCGGGGTAGCCGACGGCCGACACCGCCGCCCGCACCTCGGCGGACCGGTGGCCGACGACCACGGTCAGCGGGGGTGCCCCCAACTGCCGCAGCACCTCGACGGTCCAGAGCAGCGGAGTGGTGTCGTGCACCGGCGCGAGCGCCTTGTGGACGTCCCCACCGCCGGCGGCGAACCTGCTGCCGCGTCCCGCGGCCAGGATCAGCACGTCGAGGTCGAGCACGGCCGTCACCTCCTTCCCCGGGCCACCGGCCACCGCCGGCTTCAGAAGTTCACCGCCAGCAGCCGGGCCGGACCCGAGCCCCGGGCGGCCGTGAAGGCGTGCCGGACGTACGGCTGGAGGTAGAGGCTCGACCCGGTGGGCAGGACGGCCTCGTGCGGCCGCGCGGGGTCGCCCCACTTCATGTGGATCTCACCGGAGAGCACGTAGATGAACTCGTTGCCGGCGTGCCCGTCGTTGAACTTCGCCTCCGCCGGGTCGTCGACCAGCACGTCGACCACCAGCGGCACCAGCGACGGCACCTGCCGGGTACGCACCAGGCAGTGGTACACGTAGTAGTCGACGCCGCCCCGCACCCCCTTGAGCACGGACCGGTCCTCGGGGCGCTGGATCAGGACCCCGGCGTCCAGGTCGTCCTCCACGTCGGGAGCCAGGTGCTCCAGCGACGTGCCGAGCACCTCGGCGAGCTTCATCAGCTGGGCGAGGGACAGGTCACCGACGTGCCGGCCCTGTTCCCAGTCGGCCAGTTCGGCGACCGGTACGCCGAGCCGCTCGGCCAGCCCGGCCTGGTCCAACTTCACCTGTTCCCGACGCTCCCGCAACTTGCTGGCGAAAGCCTGTTCGGCCATCACGGACATCTCAGACACCTCCGGTATCAGTACTTGTCGCTGTTCCACTGACGGGTCGAGTAGGAACGGACCCGGGACGCGTTGAAGTTCGCGTTGAACTTGGCGGCCAACGCGGCCACCTCCTCGCCGGACCACAGCCCGGGGACGTTGATGATTCCCTGCTTGTAGGTCATCCGGTACAGCGCCTCGTCCGCGTCGACGAACCGCTGCCGGATGCACTCCCGGAGCAGCTCGGAACCGACGATCGGCGAGGCGGCGAAGAAGGACGCGCTGCTGAACCCGGCCTCCTCGGCGTAGTCGTACGAGGCCTGCATCTCCGCCAGGCTCTCCCCCTCGTTACCGAACATCGGCGGCATGCCGATGATGAAGAACCCGTGGACGTGCATGCCGATGCTGCGCGCGTACCTGATCAGGTGGGCGGTGCGGGCCAGGTTCAGCGGCTTGCGGATCAGCTCCTTCAGCACCCGCTGCACGCCGCTCTCGATGGCGAACGTGACCTGGTAGGCGCCGGACTCGACCATCAGGTCGAGCAGCTCCTCGTCCATCCGCCACAGCGCGGTGCCCTGCGGCGTGGCCCACGGCAGCCCGATCGTCCGGAACGCCTTGAACAGCTCACGGGCATGGTCCATGTCGTTGGTGATGTTGTCGTCCTGGATGTGGAACTCGTCGATCCCGTACCGGTCCCGGAGCGCGACGATCTCGTCCACCACGTTCTGTACGCTGCGGCGGCGCAGCTTCTGCCCCCAGAAGTGGGTGGTCGTGCAGAACGTGCAGTGCGCGGTGCAGCCCCGGCTGGTGTAGACCTGACCCACCCGCGACCCGACCGTGTACGGCGACTGGTACGCCTTGATCTCGAAGTACCGCTCCATGTTGTACAGGTGCCAGGCGGGGAACGGGATGTGGTCGAGTTCGCCGTCCGCCCCGAGGATCGGCGACTCGCGTTTCACCTCCGGCCCGGCTGGCCGGGTCGAGCTGATCAGCGGAAGTTCCGGCTTGATCCGGACCGCGCCGGTGGCGTCGCGGTAGGCCAGCCCCTGGAGGGTGTCCTCGGCGATGCTGCCGTTGAGGTGTTCGATCCAGAGCAGGAACGTCAGCTCCCCCTCGCCGAGGAAGACCACGTCCAGGTTCGGGTCCTCCAGGCACGCCTTCGGGAAGTACCGCGCGTGCGCGCCGCCCATCGCGGTCTTCGCCTCGGGTACCACCCGGTCGGCCAGGCGCAGCAGGTGGTGCACGTTGTCGGCCTGGTTGCTGAAGATGCTGGACACCCCGACGACGTCCGGGGCGAACTCGCGCAGGACGGTGACGATGGCGTCGTCGTCCAGGCCGTAGCGGAGGAACTGCGGGTCGCCGTCCACCTCCCGGGCGTTGTCGTACCCCTCGGCGAAGACGTCCAGCAGGCGTACCTCGTACCCGTACCGTTCCAGCACGGCGGCCAGGTAGCCGATACCGAGCGGGTAGGTGCAGCGCGGCAGGTCGTGGCGGTAGAGGGTGGCCGCCGGGTTCAGCAGCAGGATCTTCTGGAACCGGCGGCGGGCCGGGTCGCTGGCCACCGTGGGCAGGTCACCCCAGGAGATGGCGGGTTTGCCGTGCAGGGCGGATTCGGCGGATCCGAGCGCCCCGATGGTCAGCAGGTTCTTGTTGTCGGTCATGCCGGACTAGCTCCTTCTGCCGTCGGCGGGTCGCTGGTCGAGGGTCACTGGGCGTCAGAGGATGCCGCTCAGGTGGTCCAGAACCGGCGTCGGGCGTAGTGCCACCGGGTTGCGGTCGGACCGGCCGCCGTGTCCGATGCCCGCGCGGACCAGCTCCGGCAGGTCGTCCCGACCGACGCCGTAGTCCCGCAGCCGGGTCGGCCAGCCGTTGGCGCGCAGGGTGCCGGTCAGCAGCGACGGGAACTCGTCCGGAGCGCAGTCCAGCCCGGCCGTGGCGGCCAGGACCCGGCTGCGCTGCGCGGGCTCGGCGTGGGTCAGGTTGTACCCGTGGAGCCAGCTCAGGTTGAGCGCGCACGCCACCCCGTGCGGGACGCCGAAGCGGGCGGTCAACCGGTAGGCGAACCCGTGCGCGGCCGTGGTCCGGGTGAGGTCGATGGCCTGACCGGCGTGGATCGCACCCCGGGCCAGGTCGGCGCGTTCGCCGGGGGCCAGGTGTTCGATCCGGCGGCCGGCCAGCGCACCCAGCAGCCGCGTCGCGGCCACCGAGTACGCCTGGGACCGCCTGGTGGCGACGATGCTGAAGGACGACTCCACCGCGTGGCAGACCGCGTCCAGGTAGCTGCTGCTCGCCACCGGCACCGGGCAGGTGGCGGTCAGCGTGGGGTCGACGATCGCCCGGTCGGCCCGGACGTCGGGGTGGTCCAGGGACCGCTTCTCCAGCCCGACGAAGAGGGTCGCGAAGCGGGTGACCTCGCTGCCGGAGCCGGCCGTCGTGGGCACCAGGATCAACGGCGGCAGCCGGGTCGGCGTCGGGTCGCCGCCGGCCAGGCAGGCCAGCGCCGCGGCCCGGTCGGCCGGCAGCAGGCGTACCGCCTTCGCGGTGTCCAGGGCGCTGCCCCCACCGACCCCGATGATCAGGTCGGGTCGTTCGTCGTCGCGCAGCCGGCAGCCGGCGAGGACGTCGTCGAGTTGCGGGTTGTTGGTGAAGCCGTCGAAGAGGGTGACCTGCCAGGGCGCCAGCAGCACGTCCAGTCCGGTGTCCCGGTAGCCGCGACGGCTGCCCACGACCAGGATCCGCCGGGGTCCGATCGCGGTGATCTCGGTGACCAGCCGGCTCAGGCTGCCCGCGCCGAACACCACCCGCTCACCGGAGTCCACCACGTCGATCTCGCCGCCGACCTCGCCGTCAATCTCGCCGCCGACCTCGCCGCCGGGCGGACCGCCGTCGGCCGGACCGGCACCGACGGTGGGCCCGGCGACGGTCGTCACCGCCCGGTCGGCGTCGGCCCGGGAGGTGGTACCGGTCGTGGGTCCGGCACCGGTCGTGGGTCCGGCGTCGGCCCGGGGGGCGGTACCGGCCGTCGGTCCGCCGCCGGCGGTCGGGGCGACGCCGGCCCCGGGGGCGGTACCGGCCGGTGCGGTCGCCGTCGCGCGGACCGCGGCGCTCAACCGGCGGTAGATGTCGGGTGCGCTCAGGGCACTCGTGGCCCGGGGCGGAGCCGCGCCCGGGTCGGCGGTGACGGGCACCACCACCAGGTGCGGCCCGGACCGGGTGAAGGCCGCGTCGAGGGCCGACGCGACCGCCGCCGGGGTGGCCGCATGGTGGACCGAGCGGTATCCGGCCGCCCGGCCGACCGCCACCAGGTCGGTGGCGTGCGACGTGCTGGGCTGACCACCCGTGGAGTCGTAGGACTGGTTGTCCAGCACGACGTGCACCAGGTTGGGCGGGGTCAGCGCGCCGATGGTGGACATCGTCCCCAGGTGCATCAGGGCGGCCCCGTCGCCGTCGAGCACCACCACCGGGCCGGGTTGGGCCAGCGCCAACCCGAGGCCGAACGCGCTGGCGTGCCCCATCGACCCCTGCATGTAGAAGTTCGTGGGCGCGTCGGCGAGCGCGAAGAGGCTCCGGGAGGTGTATCCGGTGGTGGCGACGGTCGGCACGCCCCGGAGCCGGGGCAGCATCGCGGCCAGCGCCTCCGTCCGGGACATCCCGGGCCGGGTCCCGCCGCGCGCCGTGCCCGCCCCGTCGATGCTGCCCTTCGGCACCAGCACGAAAGCGGACGATCCCCGGTCGAGGTGGCGGACCGCGCTGGCGGTCACCTCGTCGAGCGACCCGACCGACGGCCGGAGGGTCCAGTGCGGTACGCCCAGCGTGTCGAGCAGCCGGTGGGTGGTGCGCCCCATGACCTGGTGCTGCGGCTCGTCCCGCCCCGGGTCGGGCCAGCCGCGCAGGCTCAGGAACACGAGCAGGGGCACCTCGTACGGGGCCTGGAGGGAGGTCAACGGGTTGATCAGGTTGCCGAGTCCGGAGTTCTGCGCGAACACCGCCACCCGTACGCCGGCTGCGGCGGCACCGCAGGCGATGGCCGCCGCCGCGCCCTCGTTGGCCGCCGCGACGTACCGGCCGGCCGCGGTCATCCGCCCGATCGGACCGGCCAGGTAGGAGCAGGGGACACCCACCCCGAGCCCGACCCCGTGCCGGTCGAGGACGGCGCAGAACTCGTCGGCCCCGATCACGGTTGGAGCCTCTGCCACTCGTCCAGCCGCTGCAGGGCGAAGATCTCCGACACGCTCGCGATCCGGTCCTCCAGGCCGGTCGTCTGGCCGGCGGCGAGGATCTCGGCGTAGGTCGCACGCAGCGACGAGATCATCGTCCGCAGGCCGTGGTTGGCGTAGATGATGACCGAGGCACCGAGCTTGTACGCGTCCTCGGCGTCCCACGCGTGGTAGGTGGTCGGGACGATCACCACCGGCAGGTCCACGTCCCACCGGCCGAGGAACTCCACGATCTGGTCGTTCGTCGGCTTCTTGGAGTGCACGAGGACGGCGTCCGCGCCCGCGTCGGCGTACGCCCGGCAGCGGCGCAACGCCTCGTCCACCGTGCCTCCGGCGATCAGCGCCTCGGTACGGGCGATCAGGAACATGTCCGACCGCTGCTGGGACTTCGCCACCGCGATCTTCCCGGCGAACTCCCTGGTGCTGAGCAGGGAGTGGTCGGTCCCGGCGAAGCTGTTCATCTTCGGGTACGTCTTGTCCTCGACGCAGACGGCGGTGATGCCCGCGTCCTCGTACTCCATGATCATGTGCGCGACGTTGAGGTTGTTGCCGAAGCCGGTGTCGCAGTCCGCGACGACCGGGACGCGCAACGCCTTCTGCATGTCCGCGGCGGCCCGTAGGTACTCGGACATGCCGAGGATGCTCGCGTCCGGCAGGCAGCGCATCGCCGAGATCTCCAGGCTGGACGCCCAGACGGCGTTGAAGCCCGCCTGCTCGGCCAGCACCCCGGCGAGCGCGCTGTTGGCGCCGGCGACGCGGACGAGACCCTCGCCCGACATGACGGTACGAAAGGGTATGGCGTTCAGCCGTAGCACGACTCCCCCGTTGATCTTGAAAGCAACCATGGCCCGGTCGCCAGCCAGACCGCTGCCGGCAACTGATGGTCAACATCGGCGGCGGACGCTGCGCGGGCAGAACTGCCCACATTGGCCGCGATGTGTCGTCGGTCGATCTTCGACAACCTTTCCGCCTCGCCGATAGTGACACGATCGGGGAGCGTCCGTCTACCCTCCGACACTCCAATCATTGGACCGACAATGACGGACGCCCGCCCCCGGCATGCGGTTGACGTCCGTTTGGTAGGGCTCTGTCGAGGGTTGGCGGCAACCGCCCGGCCCGGCGTCGTCTGCGGGGAGAAGGTGACGGTCGACTGAGCCCCGGAAATCACTTCCGCACGGTGCCGACAATGTCGCCGAATCCGTTTTCCGAATACCGTCCGACGCCCATGTCCGTCCGCTCCACCGACGGCGTCGACGGCCGCACCGCGACTGTCGGTGGCGTTCCACCGGCCGGCAGCCGGAATGACCGGCCGGTCGGGGCGCGCGGGACCCGGCGGGAATCACCGGCCACAGCGCCCCGGGGCGACTACGGCTGCCGGGCGACCGCCGTAGCGGAAACGCCATCCCCGGCTGGCGGGAAATGCCGCCGGAGAACCGCCGCCGAGCGGCCCGCACGGGTGGAAGGAAAACGAATCATCAGACCACCCACAAAGCCCTGAGATTTGCGGAGAATGCATCTCCGCTAACGACCGGGAAGCCGAGTCCGATCTACGACAGCAATGACGCATTCCTACTGACCGATGGTTGACACGGTGGCTAGTCTGGGCTTGGGTGTCGGGGGACAGACGCCCGAGGCGATCGCCACGCGGGCGATGACTCCGCTGTTAGCGAGGTACCTTGTGGAAACCACACAGCAGGTTCTGGACGGCGTCCGTGCGATCACGGACGACGAGGTCAAGCATTTCCAGACGAACGGGTGGGTCAAATTAGAGGGGCTGCTCGACCTGTCGATCGTCGAGAAGCTGCTGGAACGGGCCAAGGCCAAGATGGGGGCCGAGGAGCCGCAGACCCGCAGCACGGACCGGCCCGACGAGCTGCGCCCCAACGACTTCAAGTGGTACGAGCGGTGGGACGGCTGCTCGCACCAGGACTCCTGGATCCGGAACTTCACCCACGCCACGCCGATCGCGACGGTCGCGTCGCGGCTGATGGGGGGCAGTCCGGTCCGCTTCTACTACGACCACGTCTTCGTCAAGATCCCGGTGGCCGTCGCCGGCACCGAGACGCCCTGGCACCAGGACCTGCCGCACCACCCGCTGGACCGGCAGGGCGCGCTGACCATGTGGATGCCGCTGGTGGACTGCCCACCGGAGAAGGGCACCATGCGGTTCCTCAACGGCTCGCACCGGACCGGGCTGCTCGGCCGCTACCTGAACCGGGGCGACGGCGTCAACCTGCTCGACGAGCACCCGGAGATGGCGGACCGCTTCGAGCTCTCGCCGCCGCTGCACCTCAAGCCGGGTGACGCCACCGTCCACGATCTCGGGGTGATCCACTACGCGCCGCCGAACACGACGGACACGCCGCGGTGGGTGTACACGTTGCAGTGGTTGCCGCCGCACGCCCGCTACACCGGGGCGCCCAACCACCGCACCGACGGGCACGGCCTCGAGATCGACCGGCCCCTGGACCACCCCCGGTTCCCGATCATCCCGACCCCCTGACGGGTGCCGCCGGAGACCTCGTCCGGCGGCTCCGCCGCGAACACCGGTCGTCGTTCAGCGAGCGCGCCCGGCTGCCCGCGCCTGCCAGTCCCCGCTCGTCGGGGCCGGCATCAGGCCGGTGTGGCCGGGCCGTTCCATGGGCAGCACCTCGGTGGCGACCCGGACGAAGTCCCAGATGTCCACCCGGGGGTCGCGGTGGTCGATCAGGTGACACAGCTCGGTCCAGGAGAGCTTCCCGGGTGCCTCGGCGGTCGCCCGCAGCCGCTCGGCGGCGTCGCCGGTGAGCGCGCCGGACGCCCGCAGCCGGTCGAGGGCCCGGGTGAGGTCGAAGTCGGTACCCGGGTACAGCTTCTCGATCCGGTCGATCTCGACCTCGGCGAGCGCGGGCCGGTCCTCGTCGAAGTTGTCGCGTACCTGCTCCAGCAACCGGCGCCGGGTCTCCCGGTCGAAGAAGATCGCCAGTTCACGTACGGTGTCGGCGGGCTCGTCGGCGATGTGCACGAAGTTGATCACCCGGTTCGGCGGTTTGAGCACCCCCCGGAGCTGGTCCTGGGTCCACACCTTGTCGGTGGCCGCCCCCTTCAGTTCCGACAGCCGCATCGTCCCGGGGACGACGCCGTCGTAGCGCAGGTCGCGGAGCATCAGCAGCAGCGACTCGGTCGCGCCGTGCATCACCGACGTCAACGCCAACCGGTCGTTGCTGTACGGGTGCCAGTCGTACTGCCAGATGGCCCGCATGGAGTGCCGGTTGTGCCGGAACGGGGCCGCGCCCAGGACGCTGAACCCCTGCTGGGCGAGGAACGTCATGGTGGGGCGCATCCGCCGGCCGGCCACCCCGTCGGACTTGAAGGCGAACATGGCCACCTCACCGAGGACCCGGGTCGCGTCGGCGCCCAGGACGGCGACGGCGTCGGCCCAGCAGGCCCGGAAGTAGAGATCCTCGGTGTAGGCCCGGCGTTTCCGGTCGGACGCGGTCAGCGCGGTCCACTCGTCGTCGCTGGGCATGAAGTCGGTGTCGGCGGGCATCGGGCACTCCTCCGGGTCAGGCACGGGTCGACGACAGACGCTGGTCGGCGTGCTGCTCCGCCGGCGTCCGCCAGGTCTGCGGGTCGGGGTTGGTGAGGGACTTCGGGTGGCCCGGCTCGTCGCAGGTGACGGCGTAGGAGCCGAGCACGGTCAGGTCCCAGGTGTCGACCGGGCAGCCGGTCCGGGACAGTTCGCGGACGAAGGCGCGGAACTCCACCGGGTCACCGTCGGCGGCCCGCCGCAGCTCGTCGCGGAGCGCCGCGACCCGGTCGCGCTCGCCCGGCCGCCCGGCCGCGTGGTCGGCCAGCGCCCGGTCGATCCGGCGTACCGCCGGGGCCAGGTCCAGCGACCTGGTCGCGTCGGCCGGTTGCGCGATCGCCCGGTCGAGGCGTACCCGGTCCTCCGCGCTGATGACGCCCGAGCCGAGGGCGGTCAGCAGCCGGCGGCGGGCGGGGGCGTCGAACAGCACTCCCAGCTCCCGGACCAGGTCGGCCGGCTCGTCGGCGAAGTGCACCAGGCTGAACACCCGGTTGGGCTGCTGGAGCAGGCTGCGCAGGGTTCCGGGGACCTGGGCGGCGAGGCTGGCCGAGCCCTTCAGCGTGCTCAGCCGGACCGTCGCCGGCAGATCGTGATCTGGGTCACTCTTCAGCACGAGGGTGAGCGCCCGGCCGGACCCGTATGCGAGTTCGTTCACGGTCAGGCGGTCGAGCGTCGCGGACGTCAACTGGTACCGCCACAACTCCCGCCACCGGTGGCCGGTGAGCGCCAGATCCTCGACGGCCACCACGGAGAACTGGTGGTCCACCAGGAACGAGTGCACGGTTTCCAGCTTCGCCGCGATCAACCCCTCCGGCTTCATCATCAG
Proteins encoded in this region:
- a CDS encoding phytanoyl-CoA dioxygenase family protein, which translates into the protein METTQQVLDGVRAITDDEVKHFQTNGWVKLEGLLDLSIVEKLLERAKAKMGAEEPQTRSTDRPDELRPNDFKWYERWDGCSHQDSWIRNFTHATPIATVASRLMGGSPVRFYYDHVFVKIPVAVAGTETPWHQDLPHHPLDRQGALTMWMPLVDCPPEKGTMRFLNGSHRTGLLGRYLNRGDGVNLLDEHPEMADRFELSPPLHLKPGDATVHDLGVIHYAPPNTTDTPRWVYTLQWLPPHARYTGAPNHRTDGHGLEIDRPLDHPRFPIIPTP
- a CDS encoding nucleoside-diphosphate kinase; translation: MPLKAQFYERETYFRESFADVVDILGPEWPAKLRDGALLMMKPEGLIAAKLETVHSFLVDHQFSVVAVEDLALTGHRWRELWRYQLTSATLDRLTVNELAYGSGRALTLVLKSDPDHDLPATVRLSTLKGSASLAAQVPGTLRSLLQQPNRVFSLVHFADEPADLVRELGVLFDAPARRRLLTALGSGVISAEDRVRLDRAIAQPADATRSLDLAPAVRRIDRALADHAAGRPGERDRVAALRDELRRAADGDPVEFRAFVRELSRTGCPVDTWDLTVLGSYAVTCDEPGHPKSLTNPDPQTWRTPAEQHADQRLSSTRA